A window of the Lagenorhynchus albirostris chromosome 1, mLagAlb1.1, whole genome shotgun sequence genome harbors these coding sequences:
- the CCDC32 gene encoding coiled-coil domain-containing protein 32, whose product MKMFENVDSTTTRPGPDLWAEICSCLPHPDQEDSTSNAFSDSFMDSYPAGTGQREAPDFAVQPTVKPWAPLQDSEVYLASLEKKLRRIKGLHQEVTSKDMLRTLAQAKKECWDRFLQEKLASEFFVDGLDSDESTLEHFKRWLQPDKVAISTEEVQYLIPPESQVEKPAPGDEPAAVEQ is encoded by the exons atgaaaatgtttgagaACGTTGACTCTACAACTACAAGACCTGGCCCGGATCTTTGGGCTGAAATCTGTTCCTGTCTGCCACATCCTGACCAAGAGGATAGTACCAGCAATGCTTTCTCAGACTCCTTTATGGATTCTTACCCTGCAGGCACAGGCCAGAGGGAGGCCCCAGACTTTGCTGTGCAGCCAACTGTAAAGCCTTGGGCTCCCCTGCAGGATTCAGAAGTGTATTTAGCATCTCTAG AGAAGAAACTGAGAAGAATCAAAGGTTTACATCAGGAAGTGACTTCCAAGGACATGCTTCGTACCCTGGCCCAAGCAAAGAAGGAATGCTGGGATCGGTTCCTCCAGGAGAAGTTAGCATCAGAATTCTTTGTGGATGGACTTGATTCTGATGAGAG CACCTTGGAACATTTCAAGAGGTGGCTCCAGCCAGATAAAGTAGCCATCAGTACGGAGGAGGTCCAGTATCTGATTCCTCCAGAGTCGCAGGTTGAGAAGCCAGCGCCCGGGGACGAGCCAGCAGCAGTGGAAcaataa
- the RPUSD2 gene encoding pseudouridylate synthase RPUSD2: MWLGGRVWLQVFGQVCFNLRRLTFDRTWGGRRGPMAETLSTRAEAASGLGAPAQQNGDAGGYARGEQPPGRPEPAGPGVEPAPGDATQAAGSGEQAATAGPGPGKRKKRRGATGERVVPPPKKRRAGVSFGDEHFAETSYYFDGGLRKVRPYYFDFQTYCKGRWVGHSLLHVFSTEFRAQPLAYYEAAVRAGRLHLNEEPVQDLSVVLKDNDFLRNTVHRHEPPVTAEPVRLLAENEDVVVVDKPSSIPVHPCGRFRHNTVIFILGKEHQLKELHPLHRLDRLTSGVLMFAKTAAVSERIHEQVRDRQLEKEYVCRVEGEFPAEEVTCKEPILVVSYKVGVCRVDPRGKPCETVFQRLSYNGHSSVVRCRPLTGRTHQIRVHLQFLGHPILNDPIYNSIAWGPSRGRGGHIPKTDEELLRDLVAEHQAKQSLDVLDLCEGDLPPGLPDSTAPSSELGKDCLGELAASAQKMDGAVEAGPQDLDTVPLASGKATEIDVVDQETDPLCAECRLVRQDPLPQDLVMFLHALCYKGPDFEYFSPMPAWAQDDWQED, from the exons ATGTGGCTGGGCGGCCGCGTGTGGCTCCAGGTTTTTGGGCAAGTGTGCTTCAACCTCCGGCGTCTCACCTTTGACAGGACTTGGGGTGGCCGTAGGGGCCCCATGGCGGAAACACTTTCGACCAGGGCCGAGGCAGCTAGCGGGCTGGGGGCTCCGGCTCAGCAAAATGGAGATGCGGGTGGCTACGCGAGGGGTGAGCAGCCCCCAGGGCGCCCGGAGCCAGCGGGCCCAGGAGTGGAGCCGGCCCCGGGGGACGCGACGCAGGCCGCAGGGAGCGGGGAGCAGGCCGCGACTGCAGGCCCGGGCCCCGGCAAGCGGAAGAAGCGGCGGGGAGCAACCGGGGAGCGCGTCGTGCCGCCCCCGAAGAAGCGGCGGGCAGGCGTTAGCTTCGGCGATGAACACTTTGCCGAGACCAGCTACTACTTTGACGGCGGCCTGCGCAAGGTGCGGCCCTATTACTTTGACTTCCAAACTTACTGCAAAGGCCGCTGGGTGGGCCACAGCTTGCTGCACGTCTTCAGCACCGAGTTCCGAGCCCAGCCTCTTGCCTACTACGAAGCCGCGGTCAGAGCAGGGCGCCTGCACCTCAACGAGGAGCCAGTACAGGACCTCAGCGTTGTGCTCAAG GACAATGACTTCTTACGGAACACAGTGCACAGGCATGAGCCACCAGTTACAGCAGAACCCGTCCGCCTGCTAGCAGAGAACGAAGATGTGGTGGTTGTAGACAAGCCTTCTTCCATTCCTGTCCACCCCTGTGGCCGCTTCCGACACAACACGGTCATCTTCATCCTGGGCAAGGAGCACCAACTCAAGGAGCTACACCCATTGCATCGGCTTGACCGCCTTACCTCTGGGGTCCTTATGTTTGCCAAGACAGCAGCCGTCTCGGAGAGAATTCATGAACAGGTTCGGGACCGGCAG CTGGAGAAGGAGTACGTGTGCCGGGTGGAGGGGGAGTTCCCTGCCGAGGAAGTAACCTGCAAGGAACCCATCTTGGTGGTGTCCTACAAGGTAGGGGTATGCCGTGTAGATCCTCGGGGCAAGCCCTGTGAGACAGTGTTCCAGAGACTGAGCTACAATGGCCACTCCAGTGTGGTACGGTGCCGGCCACTCACAGGCCGCACCCACCAGATCCGAGTCCACCTCCAGTTCCTGGGTCACCCCATCCTCAATGACCCCATCTACAACTCAATCGCCTGGGGCCCCTCCCGAGGCCGAGGCGGCCACATTCCAAAGACAGATGAGGAACTACTGCGGGACCTTGTGGCAGAGCACCAGGCCAAACAGAGTCTGGATGTGCTAGATCTCTGTGAGGGTGACCTGCCTCCAGGACTCCCAGACTCTACAGCCCCTTCCTCAGAGCTGGGCAAAGACTGCCTAGGAGAGTTGGCTGCATCTGCCCAGAAGATGGATGGAGCAGTTGAGGCAGGCCCTCAGGATCTGGACACAGTGCCCTTGGCATCAGGGAAGGCAACGGAAATCGATGTCGTGGATCAAGAGACAGACCCACTCTGTGCAGAGTGCCGGCTAGTGCGACAGGACCCCTTGCCGCAGGACCTTGTGATGTTCCTGCATGCCCTGTGCTATAAAGGGCCAGACTTCGAGTACTTTTCACCCATGCCTGCCTGGGCACAGGATGACTGGCAAGAGGACTGA